The following proteins are co-located in the Clavibacter capsici genome:
- the dnaE gene encoding DNA polymerase III subunit alpha, giving the protein MLDGAARVGPLVQAAAEQQMPAVAITDHGNVFGAYDFWKQAKSAGVKPIIGTEAYITPGTHRGDRTRVRWGDGGRDDVSGSGAYTHLTMLAETTEGMHNLFRLSSRASLEGYYFKPRMDRELLSTYAKGLIATTGCPSGEVQTRLRLGQYDEAVKAASDYRDIFGAGNYFCEIMDHGLGIERRIMSDLLRLAKDLDLPLVATNDLHYTHEHDATSHAALLCVQSGTTLDDPNRFKFDADEFYLKTAQQMRHLFRDHEEACDNTLLIAERCDVQFNESANYMPRYPVPEGESEQTWFVKEVERGLVRRYPRGFSDDVRKRADYEVGVIAQMGFPGYFLVVADFIGWSKENGIRVGPGRGSGAGSMVAYAMGITDLDPLEHGLLFERFLNPDRVSMPDFDVDFDDRRRGEVIRYVTDKYGDERVAQIVTYGTIKAKQALKDSSRVLGYPFSMGDKLTKAMPPAIMGKDIPLSGILDTDHPRYREAGDFREVLAMDPEAQKVFETAQGIENLKRQWGVHAAGVIMSSEPLIDIIPIMKREQDGQIVTQFDYPACESLGLIKMDFLGLRNLTIIDDALNNIESNRGEKLVLEDLGLDDQGAYDLLARGDTLGVFQLDGGPMRSLLRMMKPDNFEDISAVIALYRPGPMGANSHTNYALRKNGLQEITPIHPELEEPLREVLGTTHGLIVYQEQVMSVAQKLAGFTLAQADLLRRAMGKKKKSELDKQFAGFSQGMIDNGYSMAAVKALWDILLPFSDYAFNKAHSAAYGVVSYWTAYLKAHYPAEYMAALLTSVGDSKDKMALYLNECRRMGIKVLPPDVNESIGFFAAAGADIRFGLGAVRNVGANVVEALRGARTEQGAFESFDDFLKKVPLPVANKRTVESLIKAGAFDSLGDTRRALLEVHEGMIDASVSDKRAAMNGQVGFDFDSLWDEPQHARKVPERPEWAKRDKLAFEREMLGLYVSDHPLAGLEIPLAKLASTGIAELLATDASMDGETVTLAGLLTSVQHRTARNSGNQYGMVQLEDFGGEITCMFMGKAYQEFAPALQSDTVVVIRGRVSTRDDGMNIHAFSMFQPDLGQSLGSGPLLISLAENRATTETVMGLNDVLIRHSGDTEVRLQLVKGDNGRVFEIPYPVTVSADLYGELKSLLGPNCLG; this is encoded by the coding sequence ATGCTCGACGGAGCGGCCCGCGTCGGCCCGCTCGTGCAGGCCGCCGCCGAGCAGCAGATGCCCGCCGTGGCGATCACCGACCACGGGAACGTGTTCGGCGCGTACGACTTCTGGAAGCAGGCGAAGTCCGCGGGCGTGAAGCCCATCATCGGCACCGAGGCCTACATCACGCCGGGCACGCATCGCGGGGATCGCACGCGCGTGCGCTGGGGGGACGGCGGCCGGGACGACGTCTCCGGATCCGGCGCCTACACGCACCTGACGATGCTCGCCGAGACCACGGAGGGCATGCACAACCTCTTCCGGCTGTCGTCGCGGGCCTCGCTCGAGGGCTACTACTTCAAGCCCCGCATGGACCGCGAGCTCCTCAGCACCTACGCGAAGGGGCTCATCGCCACCACCGGCTGCCCGTCGGGCGAGGTGCAGACGCGGCTCCGCCTCGGGCAGTACGACGAGGCCGTGAAGGCCGCGAGCGACTACCGCGACATCTTCGGGGCGGGCAACTACTTCTGCGAGATCATGGACCACGGCCTCGGCATCGAGCGCCGGATCATGAGCGACCTCCTCCGCCTCGCCAAGGACCTCGACCTCCCGCTCGTCGCCACGAACGACCTGCACTACACGCACGAGCACGACGCGACGAGCCACGCGGCGCTCCTCTGCGTGCAGTCGGGCACCACCCTCGACGACCCGAACCGGTTCAAGTTCGACGCCGACGAGTTCTACCTCAAGACCGCGCAGCAGATGCGCCACCTCTTCCGCGACCACGAGGAGGCGTGCGACAACACCCTCCTCATCGCCGAGCGGTGCGACGTGCAGTTCAACGAGTCCGCGAACTACATGCCGCGCTACCCCGTGCCCGAGGGCGAGAGCGAGCAGACCTGGTTCGTCAAGGAGGTGGAGCGCGGCCTGGTCCGGCGCTACCCCCGGGGCTTCTCCGACGACGTGCGCAAGCGCGCCGACTACGAGGTCGGCGTCATCGCGCAGATGGGCTTCCCGGGCTACTTCCTCGTCGTCGCCGACTTCATCGGCTGGTCGAAGGAGAACGGGATCCGGGTGGGCCCCGGCCGCGGATCCGGTGCCGGCTCGATGGTCGCGTACGCGATGGGCATCACCGACCTCGACCCGCTGGAGCACGGCCTCCTGTTCGAGCGGTTCCTCAACCCCGACCGCGTCTCCATGCCCGACTTCGACGTCGACTTCGACGACCGTCGCCGCGGCGAGGTCATCCGGTACGTGACCGACAAGTACGGCGACGAGCGCGTGGCGCAGATCGTCACCTACGGCACCATCAAGGCCAAGCAGGCGCTCAAGGACTCCAGCCGCGTGCTGGGCTACCCCTTCTCCATGGGCGACAAGCTGACGAAGGCCATGCCGCCCGCGATCATGGGCAAGGACATCCCGCTGTCCGGCATCCTCGACACCGACCACCCGCGCTACCGCGAGGCGGGCGACTTCCGCGAGGTGCTCGCGATGGACCCCGAGGCGCAGAAGGTCTTCGAGACCGCGCAGGGCATCGAGAACCTCAAGCGCCAGTGGGGCGTGCACGCGGCCGGCGTCATCATGTCGAGCGAGCCGCTCATCGACATCATCCCGATCATGAAGCGGGAGCAGGACGGCCAGATCGTCACGCAGTTCGACTACCCCGCGTGCGAGTCCCTCGGCCTCATCAAGATGGACTTCCTGGGGCTGCGCAACCTCACGATCATCGACGACGCGCTCAACAACATCGAGTCGAACCGCGGCGAGAAGCTGGTGCTCGAGGACCTCGGCCTCGACGACCAGGGCGCGTACGACCTGCTCGCCCGCGGCGACACGCTCGGCGTCTTCCAGCTCGACGGCGGGCCCATGCGCTCGCTCCTGCGCATGATGAAGCCGGACAACTTCGAGGACATCTCGGCCGTCATCGCGCTCTACCGTCCCGGCCCCATGGGCGCCAACTCGCACACGAACTACGCGCTGCGGAAGAACGGGCTGCAGGAGATCACGCCGATCCACCCGGAGCTCGAGGAGCCGCTGCGCGAGGTGCTCGGCACCACGCACGGCCTCATCGTGTACCAGGAGCAGGTCATGTCGGTCGCCCAGAAGCTCGCGGGCTTCACTCTCGCGCAGGCCGACCTCCTCCGCCGCGCGATGGGCAAGAAGAAGAAGTCCGAGCTCGACAAGCAGTTCGCCGGCTTCTCACAGGGCATGATCGACAACGGCTACTCGATGGCCGCGGTGAAGGCGCTCTGGGACATCCTGCTGCCGTTCTCCGACTACGCGTTCAACAAGGCGCACTCGGCGGCGTACGGCGTCGTCTCGTACTGGACCGCGTACCTCAAGGCCCACTACCCGGCCGAGTACATGGCGGCGCTCCTCACGAGCGTCGGCGACTCGAAGGACAAGATGGCGCTCTACCTCAACGAGTGCCGCCGCATGGGCATCAAGGTGCTGCCGCCCGACGTCAACGAGTCCATCGGGTTCTTCGCCGCCGCCGGCGCCGACATCCGCTTCGGCCTGGGCGCGGTCCGGAACGTCGGCGCGAACGTCGTCGAGGCGCTCCGCGGGGCGCGCACCGAGCAGGGCGCGTTCGAGTCCTTCGACGACTTCCTCAAGAAGGTCCCGCTGCCCGTCGCCAACAAGCGCACGGTCGAGTCGCTCATCAAGGCCGGCGCGTTCGACTCGCTGGGGGACACCCGGCGGGCGCTGCTCGAGGTGCACGAGGGCATGATCGACGCCTCCGTCAGCGACAAGCGCGCCGCCATGAACGGCCAGGTCGGCTTCGACTTCGACAGCCTGTGGGACGAGCCGCAGCACGCGCGCAAGGTGCCCGAGCGGCCCGAGTGGGCGAAGCGCGACAAGCTCGCCTTCGAGCGCGAGATGCTCGGCCTCTACGTCTCCGACCACCCGCTCGCCGGGCTCGAGATCCCGCTGGCGAAGCTCGCGTCCACCGGCATCGCCGAGCTGCTGGCGACCGACGCGTCGATGGACGGCGAGACGGTCACGCTCGCGGGGCTCCTCACGAGCGTGCAGCACCGCACCGCGCGGAACTCGGGCAACCAGTACGGCATGGTGCAGCTCGAGGACTTCGGCGGCGAGATCACCTGCATGTTCATGGGCAAGGCGTACCAGGAGTTCGCGCCGGCGCTGCAGAGCGACACCGTCGTGGTGATCCGGGGACGCGTGTCCACGCGCGACGACGGCATGAACATCCACGCGTTCTCGATGTTCCAGCCCGACCTCGGGCAGAGCCTCGGCTCCGGGCCGCTGCTCATCAGCCTCGCGGAGAACCGCGCCACGACCGAGACCGTCATGGGCCTGAACGACGTCCTGATCCGCCACTCGGGCGACACCGAGGTGCGGCTGCAGCTCGTGAAGGGCGACAACGGGCGCGTCTTCGAGATCCCGTACCCGGTCACGGTGAGCGCGGACCTCTACGGCGAGCTGAAGTCGCTGCTCGGGCCGAACTGCCTGGGCTGA
- a CDS encoding flavin reductase family protein: MDAHPATTLSEAPGLAAFRAAFRRHAAGVAVVTTRDAQGSPVGFTATSLASVSADPPLASFSLARTASSAAAIAVADHVAIHVLGARDRHLAERLSGPAAERFAGDHWSPGPHGLPVLAGGTALLVARIVERVHVHDAIVVVVRIEDGGAGIDDEPLVYHARRYLRPGSEA, from the coding sequence ATGGACGCGCACCCCGCCACCACGCTCTCCGAGGCCCCGGGCCTGGCCGCCTTCCGCGCCGCGTTCCGGCGCCACGCCGCGGGCGTCGCGGTCGTCACGACCCGCGACGCCCAGGGCTCCCCCGTCGGCTTCACCGCGACGTCGCTCGCCTCCGTCTCGGCGGATCCGCCGCTCGCGAGCTTCAGCCTCGCCCGCACGGCCTCGAGCGCCGCGGCGATCGCGGTCGCCGACCACGTCGCGATCCACGTGCTCGGCGCCCGCGACCGGCACCTGGCGGAGCGCCTCAGCGGGCCGGCGGCCGAGCGCTTCGCCGGGGACCACTGGTCCCCCGGCCCGCACGGCCTGCCCGTGCTCGCGGGCGGGACGGCGCTCCTCGTCGCCCGCATCGTCGAGCGGGTGCACGTGCACGACGCGATCGTGGTCGTCGTCCGGATCGAGGACGGCGGCGCGGGCATCGACGACGAGCCGCTCGTCTACCACGCGCGCCGCTACCTCCGCCCGGGCTCCGAGGCCTGA
- a CDS encoding RluA family pseudouridine synthase — protein sequence MEHRTLPVPDGLDGQRVDAGLARLLGFSRSFAAEVAEAGGVTQDGREAGKSDRLVGGSMLAVSWQPKQEPSVVPLAVPDLGIVHDDDDIVVVDKPVGVAAHPSVGWTGPTVLGALAAAGFRLSTSGAEERQGIVHRLDAGTSGLMVVAKTERAYTELKRQFHDREVEKVYHAVVQGHPDPLAGTIDAPIGRHPRSDWKFAVTADGKPSVTHYETLEAFRRAALLEVHLETGRTHQIRVHMAAQRHPCVGDAMYGADPTISAQLDLHRQWLHAMRLEITHPATGDRASFSSTYPADLQHALDVLRD from the coding sequence ATGGAGCACCGCACCCTCCCCGTCCCCGACGGGCTCGACGGGCAGCGCGTCGACGCGGGCCTCGCCCGCCTCCTCGGCTTCTCGCGCAGCTTCGCCGCCGAGGTGGCGGAGGCCGGCGGCGTGACGCAGGACGGCCGCGAGGCCGGCAAGTCCGACCGGCTCGTCGGCGGATCCATGCTCGCCGTCAGCTGGCAGCCCAAGCAGGAGCCGTCGGTCGTCCCGCTCGCCGTCCCCGACCTCGGCATCGTGCACGACGACGACGACATCGTGGTGGTCGACAAGCCGGTGGGCGTCGCGGCGCACCCCAGCGTCGGCTGGACCGGCCCCACGGTGCTCGGCGCCCTGGCCGCCGCCGGCTTCCGCCTCAGCACCTCGGGCGCGGAGGAGCGGCAGGGGATCGTGCACCGGCTCGACGCCGGCACGAGCGGCCTGATGGTGGTCGCGAAGACGGAGCGCGCCTACACGGAGCTCAAGCGCCAGTTCCACGACCGCGAGGTCGAGAAGGTCTACCACGCGGTGGTGCAGGGGCATCCGGATCCGCTCGCCGGCACGATCGACGCGCCCATCGGCCGCCACCCGCGCAGCGACTGGAAGTTCGCGGTCACGGCCGACGGCAAGCCGTCCGTCACGCACTACGAGACGCTCGAGGCGTTCCGCCGCGCGGCGCTGCTCGAGGTGCACCTGGAGACGGGCCGCACCCACCAGATCCGCGTGCACATGGCGGCGCAGCGCCACCCCTGCGTGGGCGACGCGATGTACGGCGCCGACCCCACGATCTCCGCCCAGCTCGACCTGCACCGGCAGTGGCTGCACGCGATGCGCCTGGAGATCACGCACCCCGCCACGGGCGACCGCGCGTCGTTCTCGAGCACGTACCCGGCCGACCTGCAGCACGCGCTGGACGTCCTCCGCGACTGA
- a CDS encoding YggS family pyridoxal phosphate enzyme translates to MTDAALTGGADASDVHPGEAHPGLAERWASVQAQVAEGIRDAGRAPDEVTTIVVTKFQPVSLLGALLDLGVRDLGESRHQEAQGKAAELAGRDVAWHFVGQLQGKKARQVRRYASVIHSVDRPSLVDALASDEQATRVFLQVNLTDDPARGGVPPREAEALAEHAAAAAGIDVLGVMAVAPDDGEPRRAFARLRGISDDVRRILPDARAISAGMSGDLREALLEGATHLRIGSAITGKRPGGP, encoded by the coding sequence GTGACGGACGCTGCGCTGACCGGCGGCGCGGACGCGTCGGACGTCCACCCCGGCGAGGCCCACCCGGGCCTCGCCGAGCGGTGGGCGTCCGTGCAGGCGCAGGTGGCCGAGGGGATCCGCGACGCCGGCCGCGCGCCCGACGAGGTGACCACGATCGTCGTCACCAAGTTCCAGCCCGTGTCGCTCCTCGGCGCCCTCCTCGACCTCGGCGTGCGCGACCTCGGGGAGAGCCGCCACCAGGAGGCGCAGGGCAAGGCCGCCGAGCTCGCGGGCCGGGACGTCGCCTGGCACTTCGTCGGCCAGCTGCAGGGCAAGAAGGCCAGGCAGGTGCGCCGCTACGCGTCCGTGATCCACTCCGTCGACCGGCCGTCCCTCGTGGACGCGCTGGCCTCCGACGAGCAGGCGACGCGCGTCTTCCTGCAGGTGAACCTCACCGACGACCCGGCCCGCGGCGGCGTCCCGCCCCGGGAGGCGGAGGCCCTCGCCGAGCACGCCGCCGCCGCGGCCGGCATCGACGTCCTCGGCGTCATGGCCGTGGCCCCCGACGACGGCGAGCCCCGCCGCGCCTTCGCCCGCCTGCGCGGCATCTCCGACGACGTGCGCCGGATCCTGCCCGACGCCCGCGCGATCTCCGCCGGCATGTCCGGCGACCTCCGCGAGGCGCTGCTCGAGGGCGCGACACACCTTCGGATCGGATCGGCAATCACGGGAAAGCGACCCGGCGGCCCTTAA
- a CDS encoding YggT family protein, translating into MILVNIVATVLWFALLAFIICMWGRFVLDLVQSLSRQWRPRGAMLIVAEASYTVTDPPIGFVRRLIPPLRLGPVALDFGWMITMLVAIILFNVASGLMR; encoded by the coding sequence GTGATCCTCGTCAACATCGTCGCCACCGTCCTGTGGTTCGCCCTCCTGGCGTTCATCATCTGCATGTGGGGCCGGTTCGTCCTCGACCTGGTGCAGTCGCTGTCCCGCCAGTGGCGCCCGCGGGGCGCGATGCTCATCGTCGCCGAGGCGTCGTACACGGTGACCGACCCGCCGATCGGCTTCGTCCGCCGCCTCATCCCGCCCCTGCGCCTCGGCCCGGTGGCGCTCGACTTCGGCTGGATGATCACGATGCTCGTCGCCATCATCCTGTTCAACGTCGCCAGCGGCCTGATGCGCTGA
- the ftsZ gene encoding cell division protein FtsZ, with the protein MSNNQNYLAVIKVVGIGGGGVNAVNRMIELGLRGVEFIAINTDAQALLMSDADVKLDVGREITRGLGAGADPEVGRRAAEDHAEEIEEALAGADMVFVTAGEGGGTGTGGAPVVARIAKSIGALTIGVVTKPFGFEGKRRSAQAELGVATLKNEVDTLIVVPNDRLLEISDRGISMLEAFATADQVLLAGVQGITDLITTPGLINLDFADVKSVMQGAGSALMGIGSSRGADRSIKAAELAVASPLLEASIEGAHGVLLSIQGGSNLGIFEINDAAKLVQEAVHPEANIIFGAVIDDTLGDEVRVTVIAAGFDGGEPSAKVENRRSGFVAAGGGAVAAPEALEQAPARPQAEAPVASVPASDPTFEDDGDDLDIPDFLK; encoded by the coding sequence GTGTCGAACAACCAGAACTACCTCGCCGTCATCAAGGTCGTCGGCATCGGCGGTGGCGGCGTCAACGCCGTGAACCGCATGATCGAGCTCGGTCTGCGGGGCGTGGAGTTCATCGCGATCAACACCGACGCGCAGGCGCTCCTCATGAGCGACGCCGACGTGAAGCTCGACGTCGGCCGCGAGATCACCCGCGGCCTCGGTGCGGGCGCCGACCCCGAGGTCGGCCGTCGTGCCGCCGAGGACCACGCGGAGGAGATCGAGGAGGCCCTCGCGGGCGCCGACATGGTCTTCGTCACCGCCGGCGAGGGCGGCGGCACCGGCACCGGCGGCGCGCCCGTCGTGGCCCGCATCGCGAAGTCGATCGGCGCGCTCACCATCGGCGTCGTCACGAAGCCGTTCGGCTTCGAGGGCAAGCGCCGCTCGGCCCAGGCCGAGCTCGGCGTCGCGACGCTGAAGAACGAGGTCGACACGCTCATCGTCGTGCCGAACGACCGCCTGCTGGAGATCAGCGACCGCGGCATCAGCATGCTCGAGGCGTTCGCGACCGCGGACCAGGTGCTCCTCGCGGGCGTCCAGGGCATCACCGACCTCATCACGACCCCCGGCCTCATCAACCTCGACTTCGCCGACGTCAAGTCGGTCATGCAGGGCGCCGGGTCCGCGCTCATGGGCATCGGCTCCTCGCGCGGCGCCGACCGGTCCATCAAGGCCGCCGAGCTCGCGGTGGCGTCACCGCTGCTCGAGGCGAGCATCGAGGGCGCCCACGGCGTGCTCCTCTCCATCCAGGGCGGATCCAACCTCGGCATCTTCGAGATCAACGACGCGGCCAAGCTCGTGCAGGAGGCCGTGCACCCCGAGGCCAACATCATCTTCGGCGCCGTCATCGACGACACCCTCGGCGACGAGGTGCGCGTCACCGTCATCGCCGCCGGCTTCGACGGCGGCGAGCCGTCGGCCAAGGTCGAGAACCGCCGCAGCGGCTTCGTCGCGGCGGGCGGGGGAGCGGTCGCCGCTCCCGAGGCCCTCGAGCAGGCGCCCGCGCGCCCGCAGGCGGAGGCGCCCGTCGCCTCCGTGCCGGCCAGCGACCCGACGTTCGAGGACGACGGCGACGACCTGGACATCCCCGACTTCCTGAAGTGA
- a CDS encoding DivIVA domain-containing protein, producing the protein MALTPEDVVNKRFQPTKFREGYDQDEVDDFLDEVVVELRRLTQENEELRQRLSSGESAPAATTVIDTPAPAAVEQAPVVAEPEPTPEPEPAPAPVVAQAPAAPAVDEDDETSSTSSLLKLARKLHEEHVREGIEKRDALVAEAHATAARIAAEAEAEQRSKTAVLEKERQVLEGRIDELRTFEREYRTKLKGYIEGQLRELDSAGSSEAPATASFGN; encoded by the coding sequence ATGGCTCTCACTCCTGAAGACGTCGTCAACAAGCGTTTCCAGCCGACCAAGTTCCGCGAGGGATACGACCAGGACGAGGTGGACGACTTCCTCGACGAGGTGGTCGTCGAGCTCCGCCGCCTCACCCAGGAGAACGAGGAGCTGCGCCAGCGCCTCTCGTCCGGCGAGTCCGCCCCGGCCGCGACCACCGTCATCGACACCCCCGCGCCCGCCGCGGTCGAGCAGGCGCCCGTCGTCGCGGAGCCCGAGCCCACGCCCGAGCCCGAGCCGGCCCCCGCTCCCGTCGTCGCCCAGGCGCCCGCCGCCCCCGCGGTCGACGAGGACGACGAGACCTCCAGCACCAGCAGCCTCCTCAAGCTCGCCCGCAAGCTCCACGAGGAGCACGTCCGCGAGGGCATCGAGAAGCGCGACGCGCTCGTCGCCGAGGCGCACGCCACCGCCGCCCGCATCGCCGCCGAGGCCGAGGCCGAGCAGCGCTCGAAGACCGCCGTGCTCGAGAAGGAGCGCCAGGTCCTCGAGGGCCGCATCGACGAGCTCCGCACGTTCGAGCGCGAGTACCGCACGAAGCTCAAGGGCTACATCGAGGGCCAGCTCCGCGAGCTGGACTCCGCCGGTTCCTCCGAGGCGCCCGCCACCGCCTCGTTCGGCAACTAG
- a CDS encoding cell division protein SepF: MANPLRKTMVYLGLADEELEYQQAQQQPTPQQSPVQAVPSPAPAPQQQQAKRAPVTPLHKSSTTTRNAAPAEMNEILTVHPKAYKDAQVIAENFREGVPVIINLSQMTDDDARRLIDFASGLSIGLYGKIERVTAKVFLLSPSHVAVSGEQSATEAEVEASFFGR, translated from the coding sequence ATGGCCAACCCACTTCGCAAGACCATGGTGTACCTGGGACTCGCCGACGAGGAGCTCGAGTACCAGCAGGCGCAGCAGCAGCCCACGCCGCAGCAGTCGCCCGTGCAGGCGGTCCCGTCGCCCGCCCCGGCTCCCCAGCAGCAGCAGGCGAAGCGCGCACCCGTCACCCCCCTGCACAAGAGCTCGACCACCACAAGGAATGCGGCGCCGGCTGAAATGAACGAGATCCTCACCGTCCACCCCAAGGCCTACAAGGACGCGCAGGTCATCGCCGAGAACTTCCGCGAGGGCGTGCCGGTCATCATCAACCTCTCGCAGATGACGGACGACGACGCGCGCCGCCTCATCGACTTCGCGAGCGGCCTGTCGATCGGCCTCTACGGCAAGATCGAGCGCGTCACCGCCAAGGTGTTCCTGCTGTCGCCGTCGCACGTCGCCGTGTCCGGCGAGCAGTCGGCGACCGAGGCCGAGGTCGAGGCCTCCTTCTTCGGACGCTGA
- a CDS encoding FtsQ-type POTRA domain-containing protein yields the protein MTPPPAPSTGAGAPASARGPQQQPPRPRADWRDDDEPDTEPIVLPHLAQAPVTAPPAPSTGREPAAARTGGLAGRLGRRARGAAEAAGAARAAAAKPLRRRPRAEGDAEPTPRAHRPARPASAATGDAEARRQLRRARRERQRYERQEVRRFTQRARRRRAGLLGTLGAFLVLAIVVGVAVYSPLLALRTVEVEGADRVSPSSIQAALSDQVGTPLPLVDLDRVGDELRAFPLIRSYSTESRPPSTLVIRIVERTPVAVIQSGAGFDLVDPAGVTIERATARPDGYPLIDLPSADFSSPRFRAAAAVLVALPADFLPQVDSIQARTTDDVMLTLRTGKKVLWGSGERSADKAQVLQALVKARGDVGSYDVSAPDAPVAGP from the coding sequence GTGACCCCGCCTCCGGCCCCGAGCACGGGCGCCGGCGCACCCGCGTCCGCACGGGGACCCCAGCAGCAGCCCCCGCGCCCGCGTGCCGACTGGCGCGACGACGACGAGCCGGACACCGAGCCGATCGTCCTCCCGCACCTCGCGCAGGCGCCCGTCACCGCGCCCCCCGCACCGAGCACCGGTCGGGAGCCCGCCGCTGCCCGCACGGGAGGTCTGGCCGGACGCCTCGGCCGACGGGCACGCGGCGCCGCGGAGGCCGCCGGCGCAGCCCGGGCCGCTGCCGCGAAGCCCCTGCGTCGCCGCCCCCGTGCCGAGGGGGACGCGGAGCCGACGCCGCGCGCCCATCGACCCGCGCGTCCCGCGAGCGCGGCCACCGGCGACGCCGAGGCGCGCCGGCAGCTCCGCCGCGCCCGCCGCGAGCGGCAGCGCTACGAGCGCCAGGAGGTCCGGCGCTTCACGCAGCGCGCCCGACGCCGCCGGGCGGGGCTCCTCGGCACGCTCGGCGCGTTCCTCGTCCTCGCGATCGTCGTGGGCGTCGCCGTCTACTCGCCCCTGCTCGCGCTCCGTACGGTGGAGGTCGAGGGCGCCGACCGCGTGTCGCCGTCGAGCATCCAGGCGGCCCTGTCCGACCAGGTCGGCACTCCGCTGCCGCTCGTGGACCTCGACCGGGTGGGCGACGAGCTCCGCGCGTTCCCCCTCATCCGCAGCTACAGCACCGAGAGCCGTCCGCCGTCGACGCTCGTGATCCGCATCGTCGAGCGCACCCCCGTGGCCGTGATCCAGTCGGGCGCGGGCTTCGACCTCGTGGATCCCGCGGGCGTCACCATCGAGCGCGCCACGGCGCGGCCCGACGGCTACCCGCTCATCGACCTGCCGAGCGCCGACTTCTCGTCGCCGCGCTTCCGGGCGGCCGCCGCGGTGCTCGTGGCGCTGCCGGCGGACTTCCTGCCCCAGGTCGACAGCATCCAGGCGCGGACGACCGACGACGTCATGCTGACCCTGCGCACCGGCAAGAAGGTGCTGTGGGGGAGCGGCGAGCGCTCGGCCGACAAGGCGCAGGTGCTCCAGGCGCTCGTGAAGGCGCGCGGCGACGTCGGCTCGTACGACGTCTCGGCGCCCGACGCGCCCGTCGCCGGACCCTGA